A portion of the Maylandia zebra isolate NMK-2024a linkage group LG9, Mzebra_GT3a, whole genome shotgun sequence genome contains these proteins:
- the LOC143420461 gene encoding uncharacterized protein LOC143420461 isoform X2, whose product MIKKWETMASCTMGGEKCLYKLHSASVHFISAKHTTPFKKNVYDINFRLVSFHFYTCCHVSGMSISETWYAIKDHGTNYCNLYNLIEGSGLTESRDYKEVTSDFLCTQRSSANCTVY is encoded by the exons ATG ATTAAGAAATGGGAAACCATGGCTAGCTGCACTATGGGAGGAGAAAAGTGCCTGTACAAG TTGCACTCTGCCTCAGTTCACTTCATATCTGCCAAGCACACTACTCCCTTTAAGAAGAATGTGTATGACATTAACTTTCGATTGGTCTCCTTTCACTTCTACACTTGCTGTCATGTTTCG GGCATGTCTATCTCTGAAACCTGGTATGCCATTAAAGACCATGGCACCAACTACTGCAACCTTTATAACCTGATTGAAG GAAGTGGTCTAACTGAATCCAGGGATTATAAAGAGGTCACCAGTGACTTCCTGTGCACCCAGCGTTCCTCTGCTAATTGTACTGTCTACTGA
- the LOC143420461 gene encoding uncharacterized protein LOC143420461 isoform X1 has protein sequence MHSVYWVIAVLLAVGSSEICYAGPLHAQCKVEWYFGIPCQVVYESLVSQIKKWETMASCTMGGEKCLYKLHSASVHFISAKHTTPFKKNVYDINFRLVSFHFYTCCHVSGMSISETWYAIKDHGTNYCNLYNLIEGSGLTESRDYKEVTSDFLCTQRSSANCTVY, from the exons ATGCATTCAGTTTATTGGGTCATTGCAGTTCTCCTGGCAGTTGGCTCATCTGAGATTTGTTATGCAGGACCTCTCCATGCTCAGTGCAAAGTAGAATG GTACTTTGGGATACCATGTCAGGTAGTTTATGAATCCCTGGTTTCACAGATTAAGAAATGGGAAACCATGGCTAGCTGCACTATGGGAGGAGAAAAGTGCCTGTACAAG TTGCACTCTGCCTCAGTTCACTTCATATCTGCCAAGCACACTACTCCCTTTAAGAAGAATGTGTATGACATTAACTTTCGATTGGTCTCCTTTCACTTCTACACTTGCTGTCATGTTTCG GGCATGTCTATCTCTGAAACCTGGTATGCCATTAAAGACCATGGCACCAACTACTGCAACCTTTATAACCTGATTGAAG GAAGTGGTCTAACTGAATCCAGGGATTATAAAGAGGTCACCAGTGACTTCCTGTGCACCCAGCGTTCCTCTGCTAATTGTACTGTCTACTGA